One region of Parerythrobacter jejuensis genomic DNA includes:
- a CDS encoding amidase family protein produces the protein MAYPTLTDEPGGIALAAQIGSGALSPLEAVDAAIGRIESGDEAINAVVIRDFDRARDIAKAMDGMDAMPHQPLFGVPMTIKESFAIEGLPSCWGLKEFEGQVAKADSTVVRQLKAAGAIVIGKTNIPPNLADWQSANPVYGRTCNPHDHSRSPGGSSGGSAASVAAGYVPVEYGTDIGGSVRVPAHFCGVWGHKTSWGLISKQGHDHPAMGGVDAHDGALSIAGPITRNADDLALMLELTAGLPLRKRAKPLDQCRFLLLIDHPVSPIDDAVRAPIEAAVENLRNAGVTIDTATDALPDLEGEHASYMRMLNVAMARGMPGPDGQRATATDWFDLLDVQARCELSRANLFESYDFVLAPPANILACPHRDSQLFEGQIAINGVERDAAEGLAWAGIATFPNLPSTVVPVGASDGLPCGMQVIGPRWSDFDCIAAAKAIGARLHS, from the coding sequence ATGGCGTATCCGACTTTGACTGACGAACCGGGCGGGATCGCCCTTGCGGCGCAGATCGGTTCCGGCGCGCTGTCGCCGCTGGAGGCGGTCGATGCGGCGATCGGCAGGATCGAATCAGGCGACGAAGCGATCAACGCTGTGGTCATTCGCGACTTTGATCGCGCGCGCGATATCGCCAAGGCGATGGACGGCATGGATGCCATGCCACACCAGCCGCTGTTCGGCGTGCCGATGACGATCAAGGAAAGCTTCGCCATCGAAGGCCTGCCCTCGTGCTGGGGGCTCAAGGAATTCGAAGGCCAGGTGGCAAAAGCCGATTCCACCGTGGTGCGCCAGCTCAAGGCGGCAGGTGCGATTGTGATCGGCAAGACCAACATCCCCCCCAATCTCGCCGACTGGCAGAGCGCCAATCCAGTCTATGGCCGCACCTGCAATCCGCATGATCACTCCCGCAGCCCGGGCGGCTCCTCGGGCGGCTCGGCGGCATCGGTTGCAGCTGGCTATGTGCCTGTAGAATACGGGACCGATATTGGTGGCTCTGTGCGTGTCCCCGCCCATTTCTGCGGTGTGTGGGGCCACAAGACGAGCTGGGGGCTTATCTCCAAACAGGGTCATGATCATCCCGCCATGGGCGGCGTCGATGCGCATGATGGCGCGCTTAGCATTGCCGGCCCGATAACCCGCAATGCCGATGATCTGGCACTGATGCTGGAACTTACTGCCGGGTTACCCCTGCGCAAACGGGCCAAGCCGCTCGACCAGTGCCGCTTCCTGCTGCTGATCGATCATCCCGTCAGCCCGATCGACGATGCCGTTCGCGCGCCGATCGAAGCGGCCGTCGAAAACCTGCGCAATGCGGGTGTCACGATTGATACGGCTACCGATGCCCTGCCCGATCTGGAGGGCGAACACGCGTCCTATATGCGCATGCTCAATGTGGCGATGGCGCGTGGGATGCCGGGGCCGGACGGCCAGCGTGCAACTGCGACCGACTGGTTCGACCTGCTCGACGTGCAGGCCCGCTGCGAACTTTCACGGGCGAACCTGTTCGAAAGCTACGACTTCGTGCTCGCTCCGCCCGCCAACATTCTCGCCTGCCCGCACCGCGACAGCCAGCTGTTCGAAGGCCAGATTGCCATCAACGGCGTAGAGCGCGATGCAGCCGAAGGGTTGGCTTGGGCCGGGATCGCGACTTTCCCCAACTTGCCGTCCACCGTCGTGCCAGTGGGCGCGAGCGACGGGTTGCCGTGTGGGATGCAGGTGATCGGCCCCCGCTGGAGCGACTTTGATTGCATCGCGGCAGCCAAGGCCATAGGGGCGCGCTTGCATTCCTAA